From Cupriavidus taiwanensis, a single genomic window includes:
- a CDS encoding IS5-like element ISRta5 family transposase — protein sequence MRKDNRQQAEPKGVYRVKNWAQYNKGLIARGDVTMWVEESLLVPPAKAQSPKRGHPLVYTDALIQGLLGLKQVFHLPLRALQGFAQSLRTLAFPTLPVPNYTTLSRRAQNLNVVLPASRTGESLHLVIDSTGLKLYGDGEWKVRKHGWSKRRTWRKVHLAMDANTGQIRAALMTHQDVGDGEVLADLLDQIPADTPIDTIGGDGAYDSKPCHAAIAARDAQPSIPPRDGAKPWSESTPGAAWRNEAIDVIEKSSRREWKAASGYHRRSLAETLMYRLKTLTGHSLWAREIGSQATEVAIRAGVLNRMVALARPQSVCIA from the coding sequence ATGCGCAAGGACAACCGACAGCAAGCCGAGCCCAAGGGGGTCTACCGCGTCAAGAACTGGGCGCAGTACAACAAGGGGCTGATAGCCCGAGGAGACGTGACGATGTGGGTCGAAGAGAGCTTGCTCGTGCCACCGGCTAAAGCCCAGTCGCCCAAGCGTGGCCACCCGCTCGTCTATACGGATGCGCTGATCCAGGGTCTGCTCGGTCTCAAGCAGGTGTTCCACCTGCCGCTGCGCGCGCTGCAAGGCTTCGCGCAGAGCTTGCGCACCCTGGCCTTCCCAACATTGCCAGTGCCGAACTACACGACATTGAGCCGCCGCGCGCAAAATCTGAACGTCGTGCTGCCCGCCTCTCGTACCGGCGAGTCGCTGCATCTGGTGATCGACAGCACTGGACTGAAGCTTTACGGCGACGGCGAGTGGAAGGTTCGCAAGCACGGTTGGTCCAAGCGCCGGACTTGGCGCAAGGTCCATCTCGCCATGGACGCGAACACCGGCCAAATCCGTGCCGCGCTGATGACCCATCAGGACGTTGGCGATGGCGAAGTGTTGGCCGACCTGCTCGATCAAATCCCCGCTGATACACCGATCGATACCATCGGAGGCGACGGCGCTTACGACAGCAAGCCGTGCCACGCGGCGATTGCCGCGCGGGATGCACAGCCCTCGATTCCACCACGCGATGGAGCGAAGCCATGGTCCGAAAGTACGCCGGGTGCAGCCTGGCGTAACGAGGCCATCGATGTCATCGAGAAGAGCAGTCGACGCGAATGGAAAGCCGCCAGCGGCTATCACCGGCGCTCGCTGGCAGAGACCCTGATGTACCGCCTCAAGACGCTGACGGGACACAGTCTGTGGGCACGCGAAATCGGGTCGCAGGCCACCGAAGTGGCCATCCGTGCGGGCGTGCTCAACCGCATGGTCGCGCTCGCTCGCCCGCAATCCGTCTGTATCGCCTGA
- a CDS encoding IS5 family transposase yields MRGADTFTGSLFTMRRLEDFVPQSHPLRSIRTMANQALVKMDRLFAQMYEADIKGGRPSIAPEKLLRAMLLQVLYSIRSERQLMEQTQYNLLFRWFIGLSMDDSVWVPTVFTKNRERLIKHDAVIQFFNEVLAIAQKKNWLSGEHFSVDGTLIQAWAGHKSFVRKDGDDQDDDAGGSFKGRKRSNETHESKTDPDAKLYRKGKTSSELRYMGHTLSDNRHGLVVSAMVTKADGHAEREAAKVMLNDARQVIEDLNVEVTVGADKGYDAHEFIEACLEMKVTPHVAQNTSGRRSAVADAIASSAGYAVSQQKRKLIEQGFGWVKTVGRMRQVMVRGLKKVDQMFVLSMAAYHLVRMRSLGQIRPQLQ; encoded by the coding sequence ATGCGCGGCGCAGATACCTTCACGGGAAGCTTGTTCACTATGCGGAGGCTGGAGGATTTCGTGCCGCAGTCCCATCCGCTGCGCTCGATCCGGACTATGGCCAACCAGGCGCTGGTGAAGATGGACCGGCTGTTCGCGCAGATGTACGAGGCCGATATCAAGGGTGGCCGCCCCAGTATCGCGCCGGAGAAGTTGCTGCGGGCCATGCTGCTGCAGGTGCTCTACAGCATTCGCTCTGAGCGCCAGCTCATGGAGCAGACGCAATACAACCTGCTGTTTCGCTGGTTCATCGGGCTGTCGATGGACGACTCAGTTTGGGTGCCCACGGTCTTCACCAAGAACCGCGAGCGACTGATCAAGCATGATGCGGTGATCCAGTTTTTCAACGAGGTGCTGGCCATCGCGCAGAAGAAGAACTGGCTGTCGGGTGAGCACTTCAGCGTGGACGGCACGCTGATACAGGCGTGGGCAGGCCACAAGAGCTTCGTGCGCAAGGATGGCGACGACCAAGACGATGACGCCGGCGGCAGCTTCAAAGGTCGCAAGCGCAGCAACGAGACACACGAATCCAAGACCGATCCCGATGCCAAGCTCTACCGCAAGGGCAAGACATCCAGTGAGCTGCGCTACATGGGTCATACCCTGAGCGACAACCGCCATGGCCTGGTGGTTAGCGCCATGGTGACCAAGGCGGACGGACACGCCGAGCGGGAGGCCGCAAAGGTCATGCTTAACGATGCCAGGCAGGTGATTGAAGACCTGAATGTGGAAGTCACCGTGGGCGCGGACAAGGGCTATGACGCGCACGAGTTCATTGAGGCCTGCCTGGAAATGAAGGTGACGCCCCACGTGGCGCAGAACACATCGGGTCGTCGCTCGGCCGTTGCTGATGCCATTGCTTCCAGCGCCGGTTATGCCGTCTCGCAACAAAAGCGCAAGCTGATCGAACAGGGCTTCGGGTGGGTCAAGACCGTGGGGCGCATGCGTCAGGTGATGGTGCGCGGTCTGAAGAAAGTCGATCAGATGTTTGTGCTGAGCATGGCCGCCTACCACCTCGTGCGCATGCGCTCGCTGGGACAAATCCGTCCGCAGTTGCAGTAA
- the ligD gene encoding DNA ligase D, which translates to MATTHARRRTKRGETEPSPPLERYEKKRDFSITPEPAGRKARRKKPARLSFVIQKHWARRLHYDFRLELDGVLLSWAVPKGPSYDPAEKRIAIHVEDHPLDYAAFEGEIPPKQYGAGSVIVWDRGTWVPVGDPREGMAAGKLLFDLHGEKLAGRWELVRIAKPGDKSEQWILFKKRDAWARTLSEFDVLTALPDSVIAKPLGALNAEDGDKESVAVLDEDPATAVKRAPRAPLPAKLAPQLATLSPTLPAGTGWIIENKFDGYRILARISDAGVTLFTRNGHDWTRKLASLAAEIEKLDISEGWLDGEIVVLRDGVPDFNALQNAIDGHRNDAIVYFAFDLPYLEGRDLRSLPLVQRRAQLAALVAERTERVRFSEAFDAPATQMFQAACQLGLEGLMFKRADSPYVSARTQSWLKAKCKLRQEFVIGGYSDREGSRTEVGRLYLGVYADGELRYTGGVGTGWDSAAATDLRKRLVKLQVDKSPFSTEARASRRWGGRRATAVQWVKPTLVAEVEFSEWTPEGHVRHASFKGLRTDHAAKSIRREAVQTAVTPHGMAAIKVTNPERVIDKTEGITKVELVRYYESIAMLMLPHLKDRPLSLVRAPEGIDAPTFFQKHAETAMPGLTERPASLWPGHAALLTADSAEAIVAAAQMNVVEFHTWNSTARDIDHPDRVIFDLDPGAGVAWETMLEAAMLVHALLDELGLQSWLKTSGGKGLHVVVPLAPQHSYDEVKAFSRAAVQHLAATLPQRFTARSGATNRKGKIFVDYLRNGFSQTTAAAFSARARPGLGVSMPVSWEQLPKLKSGGQWTIRDAREYLSFQVADPWSSYWETPQMLTDAIERLS; encoded by the coding sequence ATGGCCACAACCCACGCGAGGCGCAGAACCAAGCGCGGCGAGACGGAGCCATCGCCGCCGCTTGAGCGCTATGAGAAGAAGCGCGATTTCAGCATCACCCCTGAGCCAGCGGGACGGAAAGCGCGGCGAAAGAAGCCAGCACGCTTGAGCTTCGTCATCCAGAAGCATTGGGCTCGCCGACTGCACTACGACTTTCGGTTGGAGCTCGATGGCGTGCTGCTCAGCTGGGCCGTGCCAAAGGGACCGAGCTACGATCCTGCGGAAAAACGTATCGCCATCCATGTCGAAGACCACCCGCTCGACTATGCCGCATTCGAAGGCGAAATCCCGCCCAAGCAATACGGCGCCGGATCGGTGATTGTTTGGGACCGCGGCACCTGGGTACCGGTCGGCGATCCCCGCGAAGGCATGGCCGCGGGCAAGCTACTCTTCGATCTCCACGGCGAAAAGCTTGCCGGCCGCTGGGAACTGGTGCGCATCGCCAAGCCCGGCGACAAATCCGAGCAGTGGATCCTGTTCAAGAAACGCGACGCGTGGGCGCGCACGTTGTCGGAATTCGATGTGCTGACGGCGCTGCCGGACAGCGTCATCGCCAAGCCCTTGGGCGCGCTCAATGCAGAGGATGGCGACAAGGAATCTGTCGCGGTCCTCGACGAGGATCCCGCCACCGCCGTCAAGCGCGCGCCCCGTGCCCCGCTGCCCGCAAAGCTCGCCCCGCAACTGGCCACGCTGTCGCCAACACTTCCCGCCGGCACCGGCTGGATCATCGAGAACAAGTTCGACGGCTACCGGATCCTGGCCAGGATCTCCGACGCCGGGGTCACGCTCTTTACCCGAAATGGGCATGACTGGACCCGGAAGCTGGCTTCGCTGGCGGCGGAGATCGAGAAGCTGGACATCTCGGAAGGCTGGCTGGACGGCGAGATTGTCGTGCTGCGCGACGGCGTGCCGGATTTCAACGCCTTGCAGAATGCCATTGACGGCCATCGCAATGACGCCATCGTCTACTTCGCCTTCGACCTGCCCTACTTGGAAGGCCGCGATCTGCGCAGCTTGCCGCTGGTGCAGCGCCGGGCCCAACTGGCCGCGCTGGTCGCGGAGCGCACGGAGCGCGTTCGCTTCAGCGAAGCCTTCGACGCGCCGGCGACCCAGATGTTTCAGGCGGCGTGCCAGCTCGGCCTGGAAGGCTTGATGTTCAAGCGCGCAGATTCGCCCTATGTCTCGGCACGTACGCAGAGCTGGCTGAAGGCGAAGTGCAAGCTGCGTCAGGAGTTCGTCATTGGTGGCTATTCCGATCGCGAAGGCTCCCGTACTGAGGTCGGCAGACTCTATCTTGGCGTCTACGCCGACGGCGAACTGCGTTACACCGGCGGCGTCGGTACGGGCTGGGACAGCGCCGCGGCGACGGACCTGCGCAAGCGGCTCGTGAAACTGCAAGTGGACAAAAGCCCATTTTCGACGGAAGCCCGAGCGAGCCGTCGATGGGGAGGCCGCCGCGCCACCGCTGTGCAATGGGTTAAGCCGACGCTGGTCGCCGAAGTGGAATTCTCCGAGTGGACGCCCGAAGGCCATGTTCGCCACGCCTCGTTCAAGGGCCTGCGCACCGACCATGCCGCGAAGTCGATCCGGCGCGAAGCGGTTCAGACCGCCGTGACACCCCACGGCATGGCCGCGATCAAGGTCACGAATCCCGAACGCGTGATCGACAAGACCGAGGGCATCACCAAAGTCGAACTGGTGCGCTACTACGAGAGCATCGCGATGCTGATGCTGCCCCATCTGAAGGACCGCCCGCTATCGCTGGTGCGCGCCCCGGAGGGCATCGATGCCCCGACGTTCTTCCAAAAGCATGCCGAAACCGCGATGCCGGGGCTGACCGAGCGGCCGGCGTCCCTATGGCCGGGACATGCCGCGCTGCTGACGGCCGACTCGGCCGAAGCGATTGTCGCGGCCGCCCAGATGAATGTGGTGGAGTTTCACACCTGGAACTCCACTGCCCGCGACATCGACCATCCTGACCGGGTCATCTTCGACCTCGATCCCGGCGCAGGCGTCGCTTGGGAGACGATGCTCGAGGCCGCCATGTTGGTGCACGCGCTGCTGGACGAACTGGGCCTGCAGTCGTGGCTGAAGACGAGCGGCGGCAAGGGGCTACACGTCGTCGTGCCGCTGGCACCGCAGCATTCCTACGATGAGGTGAAAGCCTTCTCGCGGGCTGCAGTTCAGCATCTGGCCGCCACCCTGCCCCAGCGCTTCACCGCACGTTCCGGCGCCACCAACCGCAAGGGAAAGATCTTCGTCGACTACCTGCGCAATGGCTTCTCGCAAACCACCGCCGCCGCGTTCTCAGCGCGTGCCCGGCCCGGACTTGGGGTCTCAATGCCTGTGTCGTGGGAGCAGTTGCCGAAACTCAAGAGTGGCGGGCAATGGACGATCCGGGATGCCCGTGAATATCTGAGCTTCCAGGTCGCGGACCCATGGTCGTCCTATTGGGAAACCCCACAGATGTTGACCGACGCGATCGAACGGCTAAGTTAA